From the genome of Scomber scombrus unplaced genomic scaffold, fScoSco1.1 SCAFFOLD_85, whole genome shotgun sequence, one region includes:
- the ppic gene encoding peptidyl-prolyl cis-trans isomerase C: MELRTVLPALLLLSAASLQPSTGVASRTGPKVTEKVFFDITVAGHEVGRIVIGLFGEVVPLTVNNFVALATGEKGYGYKGTKFHRVIKDFMIQGGDFTAGDGTGGHSIYGTTFTDENFRLKHLGAGWVSMANAGPDTNGSQFFILAAKAPWLDGKHVVFGKVLDGMSVVHTIELQDTNDRNLPYTECVIVNSGRIPVKEPFVVEVEGW, encoded by the exons ATGGAGCTCCGGACCGTCCTGCccgctctcctcctcctctctgccgcCTCCCTGCAGCCGAGCACCGGCGTGGCCTCGCGCACGGGACCGAAAGTCACGGAGAAG GTGTTTTTCGACATCACGGTGGCGGGTCATGAGGTGGGGCGGATCGTCATCGGCCTGTTCGGAGAGGTCGTCCCTCTCACTGTCAATAACTTTGTCGCCCTGGCAACCGGAGAG aAAGGTTACGGCTACAAAGGCACAAAGTTCCACAGAGTCATTAAAGACTTTATGATCCAGGGAGGAGACTTCACGGCTGGAGACGGGACGGGAg GTCACAGCATCTACGGGACGACTTTCACTGATGAAAACTTCAGACTGAAGCATTTAGGAGCCGGCTGG GTGAGTATGGCGAACGCCGGTCCGGACACCAACGGCTCTCAGTTCTTCATCCTGGCTGCTAAAGCTCCGTGGCTCGATGGGAAACACGTGGTGTTCGGTAAAGTCCTCGATGGGATG TCCGTAGTTCACACCATCGAGCTTCAGGACACCAACGACAGGAACCTGCCGTACACCGAGTGCGTCATCGTCAACAGCGGCCGGATCCCCGTCAAAGAGCCCTTCGTAGTGGAGGTGGAGGGCTGGTAG